The following are from one region of the Rhodopirellula sp. P2 genome:
- a CDS encoding GntR family transcriptional regulator, with protein MTPGRHQVETHASRAYHHLRQKLISGEFKPGTRLLYGPIGKEIGVSATPVREAAGQLATEGMVELVPQIGAVVRSINEPEVQELYEVRNLIEPFASARASERSTSEDIQLIAKEYNTMRELVERQKQTNSPEESQEIAYQFNQADHNFHLRIVEATGNHTLVRTSTQSNILTRVFGIWMHRQGADVMENTCNEHEKIFTAIQNGNAEAAHEAASNHILKGLQLSLQSFREA; from the coding sequence ATGACTCCAGGGCGTCACCAAGTCGAAACGCACGCCAGCCGTGCCTATCATCACCTGCGTCAAAAACTGATTTCGGGTGAATTCAAACCCGGCACCAGGTTGCTGTATGGACCGATCGGCAAAGAAATCGGCGTGTCCGCAACCCCGGTTCGCGAAGCCGCTGGTCAGCTCGCGACGGAAGGCATGGTTGAATTGGTGCCGCAAATCGGCGCCGTTGTGCGATCGATCAATGAACCGGAAGTGCAAGAACTGTACGAGGTTCGCAACCTGATCGAACCCTTCGCTTCCGCACGTGCTTCGGAACGCTCGACGTCGGAAGACATCCAGCTGATCGCGAAGGAATACAACACGATGCGGGAGTTGGTGGAACGTCAGAAGCAAACCAACTCGCCGGAAGAAAGCCAGGAAATCGCCTACCAATTCAACCAGGCGGATCACAACTTTCACTTGCGAATCGTCGAAGCCACCGGCAACCACACTTTGGTTCGAACCTCCACTCAGTCCAACATTTTGACCCGCGTGTTTGGCATCTGGATGCACCGCCAAGGTGCCGACGTGATGGAGAACACCTGCAACGAACACGAAAAGATCTTCACCGCCATTCAAAACGGGAATGCTGAAGCGGCGCATGAAGCGGCATCGAATCACATCTTGAAGGGACTTCAACTTTCGCTCCAGTCCTTTCGCGAAGCCTGA
- a CDS encoding endonuclease/exonuclease/phosphatase family protein, with protein sequence MTVRQSNSTFQTAAWLALVCGLFMFSSVGAGTVVADESFTAMTYNIRYLNSHDRLDLWSMRRSKVIETIASSDVVGLQEVTVKQLHDVQEGTPEWTWYGVGRDDGKEGGEFAPIGYRHDRFEALDRGTLWLSDTPAVVGSKGWDAALPRTMTWIVLRRKADRAEFLVINSHFDHRGSQAREESGRLVAEEVDQRAESLPVIVMGDFNATSESAPLKALQAGKRVPLLDARDMVEGKPTGPTGTWNGFKAIQPDRRIDHVLVSDRVAVQEYKTLDPRTEGGRFASDHLPIVIRVELK encoded by the coding sequence ATGACAGTGAGACAATCGAATTCAACATTCCAAACCGCTGCCTGGTTGGCCCTCGTTTGCGGCCTGTTCATGTTCAGCAGTGTTGGGGCGGGGACGGTCGTCGCCGATGAGTCGTTCACCGCGATGACCTACAACATCCGCTACTTGAATTCCCACGATCGACTTGATCTTTGGTCGATGCGACGTTCGAAAGTGATTGAAACCATCGCGTCTTCGGATGTTGTTGGTCTGCAAGAAGTCACGGTGAAGCAGCTGCACGATGTCCAGGAAGGCACGCCCGAGTGGACTTGGTATGGGGTCGGACGAGACGACGGAAAAGAAGGCGGGGAGTTCGCTCCCATCGGATATCGCCATGATCGATTCGAAGCGTTGGACCGTGGAACGCTGTGGTTGTCGGACACGCCGGCCGTGGTGGGATCCAAAGGCTGGGACGCGGCGTTGCCTCGCACGATGACCTGGATCGTGCTGCGACGGAAAGCGGATCGAGCCGAATTCTTGGTGATCAATTCCCACTTTGATCACCGGGGATCGCAGGCACGCGAAGAATCGGGGCGTCTGGTCGCCGAGGAGGTGGATCAGCGAGCCGAGAGTTTGCCGGTGATCGTGATGGGCGATTTCAATGCGACGTCCGAGTCCGCGCCTTTGAAAGCGTTGCAGGCGGGGAAGCGAGTGCCGTTGCTGGATGCTCGCGACATGGTCGAAGGGAAGCCCACCGGTCCGACTGGAACTTGGAATGGATTCAAAGCCATTCAGCCCGATCGACGGATTGATCACGTGCTGGTCAGCGATCGTGTCGCCGTGCAGGAATACAAGACGCTGGATCCGCGAACCGAAGGCGGCCGGTTCGCAAGTGATCACTTGCCGATTGTGATTCGCGTTGAGCTGAAGTAG
- a CDS encoding L-fucose/L-arabinose isomerase family protein: MADETMPQTITLIASGDLRDSANQVCWEAQKEMESRLIAAIESFGHQVSRGHEFDEARGHGFIRSQRQGMDVFRTIDPTAPLIVAEAVWQYSHHVLAGLMTHRGPILTVANWSGQWPGLVGLLNLNGSLTKAGVQYSSLWSEEFSDALFLGKLKSWLDTGSVLHEMDHVTPFEITSCDANAREKALEIAETIQREKAILGVFDEGCMGMFNAIIPDHLLHATGVFKERLSQSALYHESQQVSDEEAQAVRDWLNQAGMKFHTGPNHEIDLTDAQILGQCRVYIAAMRIADDFGCDAIGIQYQQGLKDLLPASDLVEGMLNDSVRPPVFSRDGSRELYPGAPLTHFNEVDECAGLDGLITNRVHQALGQPVENTLHDLRWSDRDASGTTEEEVWVLEISGAVPASHFQNGWADAEGFRQPPMYFPSGGSTVRGVSKPGEVVWSRIFVADDRLHMDLGRATAIELPAEETQRRWDSTTPQWPIMHAVLHGVSRDEMMARHKANHIQVAYANSAEEADLAMKTKASVADQLGMVVSYCGVRPDAP, translated from the coding sequence CTGGCTGACGAGACGATGCCTCAAACGATCACACTGATTGCCTCCGGCGACTTACGAGATTCCGCGAACCAGGTTTGCTGGGAGGCCCAGAAAGAAATGGAGTCGCGGTTGATCGCTGCGATTGAATCTTTTGGCCACCAAGTCAGTCGGGGGCACGAGTTTGATGAAGCTCGCGGGCATGGATTCATTCGGTCGCAGCGGCAGGGAATGGATGTGTTCCGGACCATTGACCCCACCGCCCCGCTGATTGTGGCGGAAGCGGTCTGGCAATACTCGCATCATGTTCTGGCGGGGTTGATGACGCATCGGGGACCGATCTTGACGGTGGCGAACTGGTCAGGGCAGTGGCCGGGGTTGGTCGGATTGCTGAACCTCAATGGGTCGCTCACCAAAGCCGGGGTTCAGTACAGTTCGCTGTGGAGCGAAGAGTTCTCGGACGCCTTGTTCCTGGGCAAGCTGAAGAGTTGGTTGGACACGGGATCTGTCTTGCATGAAATGGATCATGTGACGCCATTCGAAATCACCAGTTGCGATGCAAACGCACGCGAGAAGGCGTTGGAAATCGCAGAAACGATTCAACGCGAAAAGGCGATTTTGGGAGTGTTCGACGAAGGCTGCATGGGAATGTTCAATGCCATCATTCCTGACCACCTGCTTCATGCGACGGGAGTCTTCAAAGAGCGATTGAGTCAATCGGCGCTCTATCATGAGTCGCAACAGGTCAGTGACGAAGAGGCTCAGGCCGTTCGCGATTGGTTGAATCAGGCGGGAATGAAATTCCATACTGGGCCCAATCACGAAATCGATCTCACCGACGCACAGATTCTCGGTCAGTGTCGCGTCTACATCGCAGCGATGCGAATTGCGGACGACTTTGGTTGCGATGCCATCGGGATTCAGTACCAGCAGGGATTGAAGGACTTGTTGCCTGCCAGTGATTTGGTCGAGGGCATGCTCAATGATTCCGTCCGGCCGCCCGTCTTCTCACGCGATGGATCTCGGGAGCTGTACCCGGGGGCACCCCTGACACACTTCAACGAGGTCGATGAGTGTGCGGGACTGGATGGGCTGATTACCAACCGGGTTCATCAAGCGTTGGGGCAGCCGGTCGAGAACACGCTGCACGATTTGCGTTGGTCTGATCGCGATGCCAGCGGCACGACGGAAGAAGAGGTTTGGGTGTTGGAGATCAGCGGCGCTGTTCCTGCCTCTCACTTTCAAAACGGTTGGGCGGATGCCGAAGGGTTCCGCCAGCCACCGATGTACTTTCCATCAGGCGGAAGCACCGTTCGAGGTGTCTCGAAGCCCGGTGAAGTGGTTTGGTCACGAATCTTTGTCGCTGACGATCGACTGCACATGGATTTAGGGCGGGCAACGGCGATCGAATTGCCAGCGGAAGAAACGCAGCGACGCTGGGATTCAACGACGCCTCAGTGGCCGATCATGCACGCGGTTCTGCACGGGGTTTCGCGAGATGAAATGATGGCGCGTCACAAAGCCAATCACATCCAAGTTGCCTACGCAAACTCGGCGGAAGAAGCGGACTTGGCGATGAAAACCAAGGCCTCGGTCGCGGATCAGTTGGGCATGGTTGTCAGCTACTGCGGCGTGCGTCCGGACGCCCCTTGA
- a CDS encoding Gfo/Idh/MocA family protein, with product MSDGKVKMAMVGLGFGSEFISIYQAHPDADVVAICRRNETELNKAGDQFGIDRRYTDYDAVLADPEVQCVHINSPIADHAWMSLKALDAGKHVMCTVPMATTIEECQQICEKVKETGLKYMMAETVVYSREFLFIKDMYEKGELGKIQHLAASHPQDMDGWPSYWEEMIPMHYATHVVSPCLGLTNAIAESVSCFGSGTVREDIAKKSGSPFAVESCHIKLKDSDITAHIWRFLYDVARQYRESFDVYGTKRSFEWTLVENEPHVLHTAKKPENEIPEKIEIPDFAHLLPEPIQRFTLPAEIHDADHLSFVQGGGHGGSHPHMVHEFVSAVKEDRDPWPNAPTAANWTCTGLCAHQSAMKGGELVRLPDFS from the coding sequence ATGAGTGATGGCAAAGTGAAGATGGCAATGGTCGGCTTGGGCTTCGGGTCGGAGTTCATTTCGATCTATCAAGCTCACCCGGACGCTGACGTCGTGGCAATTTGCCGACGCAACGAAACGGAGCTGAACAAGGCCGGCGATCAGTTTGGCATCGATCGCCGCTACACCGACTACGACGCGGTGTTGGCCGACCCGGAAGTTCAGTGCGTTCACATCAACAGCCCGATCGCGGACCACGCCTGGATGTCGCTGAAGGCTCTCGATGCCGGCAAGCATGTGATGTGCACGGTCCCGATGGCAACGACCATCGAAGAGTGCCAACAAATCTGCGAGAAGGTCAAAGAGACCGGCTTGAAATACATGATGGCCGAAACGGTCGTCTACAGCCGGGAATTCCTGTTCATCAAGGACATGTACGAGAAAGGCGAACTGGGAAAGATCCAACACCTCGCTGCTTCGCACCCGCAAGACATGGACGGCTGGCCAAGCTACTGGGAAGAGATGATCCCGATGCATTACGCCACCCACGTCGTCAGCCCTTGCTTGGGCCTGACAAACGCGATCGCAGAATCGGTCAGTTGCTTCGGCTCCGGCACCGTCCGGGAAGACATCGCCAAGAAGTCAGGCAGCCCCTTCGCCGTGGAAAGCTGTCACATCAAACTGAAAGACAGCGACATCACCGCTCACATCTGGCGATTTCTCTACGACGTTGCTCGGCAATACCGTGAGAGCTTCGATGTTTACGGAACCAAACGCAGCTTCGAGTGGACGCTCGTCGAAAACGAACCTCACGTCCTTCACACCGCGAAGAAACCCGAAAACGAGATCCCAGAAAAGATTGAGATCCCTGACTTCGCTCACCTCTTGCCTGAGCCGATCCAACGCTTCACGCTGCCTGCTGAAATCCACGACGCTGACCACCTGTCGTTCGTGCAAGGCGGCGGCCATGGCGGATCACACCCACACATGGTGCACGAATTCGTTTCCGCCGTGAAAGAAGATCGCGATCCGTGGCCCAACGCACCGACCGCAGCCAACTGGACGTGCACCGGTTTGTGCGCCCATCAATCGGCCATGAAAGGTGGCGAATTGGTTCGCCTCCCCGACTTCAGCTGA
- a CDS encoding FG-GAP repeat domain-containing protein — MGLAWMLLVQGGQLWSADENLKLEPLKYNNPGLEVDLGVGLWAYPLPMDYDGDGDLDLLVGCPDKPSNGTYYFENSSQDPNVKMPVFEAPVRLGRAFHNMLASEVNGVSRVLIPGKYFAQDPSTGKFDFDKPTGISAPAKPLSTPGARIRGNMWRYVDYDGDGDHDLVAGVGDWADLVWDHAYDEAGDWNNGPLHGYLFLMSNVGDDAKPDYKKPEMIVAGDEPIDVFGWPCASFVDFDGDDDLDMVVGNFLDYFTYFENVGTREKPRYQTGKELQNVAGERLTMHLQMITPTAIDWDRDGDADLIVGDEDGRVAFLENTGELRDGQPVFENPVYFRQKADTLKFGALATPYVSDWDQDGDDDIICGNTAGNIGWFENLGEGEGGLPKWAEPVLLNVRGEDGTEEPFRILAGENGSIQGPCEAKWGYTTLSLADWDGDGDDDIIYNSILSEVGVLLNESGVLVERDLESAPVENPPAWYPWKPATKRSLTQWRTTPVALDFDGDDELDLVLMDQEGYLTLRRSAGEAERLFVDESGLPIRLAAGTAGRSGRVKIAVADWDSDGRLDVLINSENVTWYRNVADQDGKVVLKRIGNLARRNVAGHTASPAVSDFNRDGKWDLIVGSENGRIYHIFHDDCISFSKAEVAGNVQFEKALPAQPVDPKVDREEAITFDSTRGRIAAWIESNKDETKSDLVRFRYHDGIKWSGPITVLWDQPESGKVECTKLRFDSSSEDDRIVLKFEARVGDATQTVSKISYDRGRSFRDSK, encoded by the coding sequence ATGGGATTGGCGTGGATGTTGTTGGTCCAAGGTGGGCAACTTTGGAGTGCGGACGAGAACCTGAAGCTGGAGCCGCTGAAGTACAACAACCCAGGGTTGGAAGTGGACTTGGGTGTGGGGCTTTGGGCTTACCCGCTGCCGATGGATTACGACGGCGATGGTGATTTGGATTTGTTGGTTGGTTGCCCTGACAAACCTTCCAATGGGACGTACTACTTCGAGAATTCAAGTCAGGACCCGAATGTCAAAATGCCGGTCTTCGAAGCACCGGTGCGACTCGGACGGGCTTTTCACAACATGTTGGCGAGTGAAGTCAACGGTGTGTCGCGGGTCTTGATTCCAGGCAAGTACTTTGCCCAGGATCCGTCGACAGGGAAATTTGATTTTGACAAACCCACTGGCATTTCCGCGCCGGCGAAGCCGCTGAGCACACCGGGCGCCCGGATTCGCGGCAACATGTGGCGTTACGTGGACTACGACGGCGATGGTGATCACGACTTGGTCGCTGGTGTCGGAGATTGGGCCGACTTGGTGTGGGATCATGCCTACGATGAGGCCGGCGATTGGAACAACGGACCGCTGCACGGTTATTTGTTCTTGATGTCCAACGTGGGGGATGATGCCAAGCCGGACTACAAGAAGCCCGAGATGATTGTCGCGGGCGATGAACCCATTGATGTTTTTGGGTGGCCGTGTGCGAGCTTCGTTGACTTCGACGGGGACGATGACCTGGACATGGTGGTCGGGAATTTTCTCGATTACTTCACGTACTTTGAGAACGTTGGGACTCGCGAAAAACCTCGTTATCAAACCGGGAAAGAGCTTCAGAATGTCGCTGGCGAACGGCTGACCATGCACTTGCAAATGATCACGCCGACCGCGATCGATTGGGACCGCGATGGTGATGCCGATTTGATCGTCGGGGATGAAGACGGTCGCGTTGCGTTCCTTGAAAACACTGGCGAACTTCGCGACGGGCAGCCTGTGTTTGAAAACCCTGTTTACTTTCGTCAGAAGGCCGACACGTTGAAGTTTGGTGCCCTGGCAACGCCCTATGTTTCCGATTGGGATCAAGACGGTGATGATGACATCATCTGCGGGAACACAGCGGGCAACATTGGGTGGTTCGAAAATCTCGGCGAGGGCGAAGGTGGTTTGCCGAAGTGGGCGGAGCCCGTGTTGCTGAACGTTCGGGGGGAGGACGGAACAGAAGAACCGTTTCGGATTTTGGCGGGCGAGAACGGATCGATCCAAGGTCCCTGCGAAGCCAAGTGGGGCTACACCACGTTGTCACTTGCGGATTGGGATGGTGATGGCGACGATGACATCATCTACAACTCGATCTTGTCCGAGGTCGGTGTGTTGCTCAATGAATCCGGGGTCTTGGTGGAGCGAGACTTGGAATCCGCTCCCGTCGAAAATCCACCGGCTTGGTATCCTTGGAAGCCAGCCACGAAGAGGTCTTTGACGCAGTGGCGGACAACGCCGGTCGCTCTGGACTTTGATGGCGATGATGAGCTGGATTTGGTGTTGATGGATCAGGAAGGGTATCTGACGCTGCGTCGTTCGGCGGGGGAAGCGGAACGATTGTTTGTCGATGAATCAGGGCTTCCGATTCGTTTGGCAGCCGGTACCGCCGGCCGATCGGGGCGTGTCAAAATCGCCGTTGCGGATTGGGATTCGGATGGGCGGTTGGATGTGTTGATCAACTCTGAGAATGTGACCTGGTATCGCAATGTGGCGGATCAAGACGGCAAAGTGGTGTTGAAACGCATCGGGAATTTGGCTCGCCGCAATGTCGCGGGGCACACGGCCAGTCCCGCGGTCTCGGACTTCAACCGAGATGGGAAGTGGGATCTGATCGTTGGAAGTGAAAACGGCCGGATCTACCACATTTTCCATGACGATTGCATTTCGTTTTCGAAAGCAGAGGTCGCCGGGAACGTGCAGTTTGAAAAAGCGTTGCCAGCACAGCCAGTTGATCCCAAGGTGGATCGCGAAGAGGCAATCACATTTGATTCCACGCGGGGACGAATTGCCGCTTGGATTGAATCGAACAAGGATGAGACGAAGTCCGACCTGGTTCGGTTCCGCTATCACGATGGGATCAAATGGTCCGGTCCAATCACGGTGCTTTGGGACCAACCCGAATCGGGAAAGGTCGAATGCACGAAGTTGCGTTTTGATTCCAGCAGCGAAGACGACCGAATCGTGCTGAAGTTTGAGGCACGCGTTGGCGATGCAACGCAAACCGTGTCGAAGATCAGCTACGATCGGGGGCGTTCGTTCCGCGATTCCAAGTGA
- a CDS encoding ribulokinase, with amino-acid sequence MPVIALGLDFGTESVRAILVDSEGREVGSSVSPFEHGQIVDSLPGSEEPLPERYALQCPADWIQSAAVATKEALAKAGLTGEEIVGIGVDFTSCTMLPAKHDGTPLCELESLKSRPLAWPKLWKHHGALEQADRMTSIARERGESFLRRYGGVIGLEWFFPKMLETIEQAPDIAECADVWLEAGDWFVWRLVGGDSDSLVRSTCQAGYKAMWSADEGYPSQDYFQAVHPKLAEAFAKRMPGQSAEQMRSPGEVAGELTEAMATQFGLPAGVPVSAAIIDAHAGVPGVGAAEPGTLVMVLGTSSCHMLNATKMVDMPGVAGVVEGGILPGLFGYETGQAAVGDAFAWLRKLLNRDSFDDLAEEAMRLPPGAEGVSCLDWMNGCRTPLMDGSVRGAFTGLGMQHGPAHLYLALMEASAFGVRWIVEMLRHGDADLPESNQAEQGSSSNRGVPIDRIIATGGLPHHNRAFVEVYADVLGMPIEIHPSSQGPAVGAAVLGMVAAGPEKTPFSSIAEAATAMAAVPEDQRDLILPRLERTQAYDVLYRRYRQLALAVAQQQI; translated from the coding sequence ATGCCTGTCATTGCTCTCGGTCTCGATTTTGGAACGGAGTCTGTGCGTGCCATCTTGGTGGATTCCGAGGGCCGCGAAGTGGGGTCTTCGGTCAGCCCGTTTGAGCATGGGCAGATCGTGGATTCGTTGCCGGGCAGTGAGGAACCGTTGCCAGAGCGATACGCGTTGCAGTGCCCTGCGGACTGGATTCAGTCCGCTGCGGTGGCGACGAAAGAGGCCCTGGCGAAGGCTGGTTTGACGGGGGAAGAGATCGTGGGCATTGGTGTGGACTTCACCAGTTGCACAATGTTGCCAGCCAAGCATGACGGGACGCCGCTGTGTGAGTTGGAGTCATTGAAGTCACGTCCGCTGGCTTGGCCAAAGCTGTGGAAGCACCATGGCGCACTGGAGCAAGCCGACCGGATGACTTCGATCGCCAGGGAACGGGGCGAGTCCTTTTTGCGACGGTATGGCGGTGTGATTGGATTGGAATGGTTCTTTCCAAAAATGCTGGAGACGATTGAACAAGCTCCTGACATCGCCGAGTGTGCCGACGTGTGGTTGGAGGCGGGCGATTGGTTCGTGTGGCGGCTGGTTGGTGGTGACAGCGATTCGTTGGTCCGTTCGACCTGTCAGGCGGGTTACAAAGCGATGTGGTCGGCAGACGAAGGTTATCCATCGCAAGACTATTTCCAGGCCGTTCATCCGAAGCTTGCCGAGGCGTTTGCCAAGCGGATGCCTGGTCAATCGGCGGAGCAAATGCGGTCGCCGGGCGAGGTGGCAGGGGAGCTGACAGAAGCGATGGCAACCCAGTTTGGATTGCCCGCTGGAGTTCCCGTGTCGGCAGCAATCATTGACGCTCACGCCGGTGTGCCGGGAGTGGGCGCGGCGGAACCGGGGACGCTGGTGATGGTGCTGGGGACCAGCAGTTGTCATATGCTCAATGCGACCAAGATGGTGGACATGCCCGGTGTGGCTGGCGTTGTGGAGGGCGGTATTTTGCCGGGGTTGTTCGGTTATGAAACCGGGCAGGCGGCAGTCGGGGATGCGTTTGCGTGGTTGCGAAAGCTCTTGAATCGGGATTCGTTTGATGACTTGGCCGAGGAAGCGATGAGGTTGCCTCCCGGTGCCGAGGGGGTCTCGTGTTTGGATTGGATGAATGGTTGCCGGACGCCGCTGATGGATGGTTCCGTTCGCGGGGCTTTCACAGGGTTGGGGATGCAACATGGTCCCGCTCATCTTTACCTGGCTTTGATGGAAGCGTCTGCCTTTGGTGTCCGCTGGATCGTGGAGATGCTCCGTCATGGGGACGCCGATCTTCCGGAGTCGAATCAGGCAGAGCAGGGCAGTTCCAGCAACCGTGGTGTGCCGATCGATCGCATCATCGCCACCGGTGGTTTGCCACATCACAACCGAGCCTTCGTGGAGGTTTATGCGGACGTGCTGGGGATGCCGATTGAAATTCATCCCTCCTCGCAGGGGCCAGCTGTTGGTGCGGCGGTTCTGGGGATGGTTGCGGCTGGTCCAGAGAAGACGCCGTTTTCCAGCATCGCCGAGGCCGCGACCGCGATGGCTGCGGTTCCGGAAGATCAGCGTGATTTGATTCTGCCTCGCTTGGAACGAACGCAAGCTTACGATGTGCTGTACCGACGCTATCGGCAATTGGCCCTAGCGGTCGCTCAACAACAAATTTGA
- a CDS encoding DUF3748 domain-containing protein encodes MICQVTHRHQHHHLTNANVWSWDGSWIYYDIRSDANGAVFDGSRIERVNTMTSEVEVVYEAQRGACVGVVTASPTEDKIVFIHGPEDPTPDWNYAACHRRGVMMRPGQTSSVRNLDARDVVDPYTPGALRGGSHVHVFDSEGQWVSFTYEDHVLAMEPDGGQLNQRNVGVSIPLRPVSVPRTHRRNHVGAFWSVLATRTHDRPEPGTDQICKAYEDAWIAKKKGRVPSGKTSAKALAFLGDVVIETAPMQRAGAALGAQEHLRKTVPELFVVDLPVDCSGAGSEPLQGTATTRPAPPVGTVQRRLTRTTDRLYPGVATDVRHWPRSKPDGSQICFLMRDDQAVIQLWSVSPDGGSPKQITDGTESVASAFTIHPEGNHAACVMGNSVCEVDLSDGRVEVLAEGGGLFRCLPFAVVYSPDGSRVAFGGAVSSGDESYSQVFVADSKTD; translated from the coding sequence ATGATTTGTCAAGTCACTCACCGTCACCAGCATCATCACCTGACCAACGCGAATGTTTGGTCTTGGGATGGGAGTTGGATCTACTACGACATTCGCAGTGATGCAAACGGGGCCGTCTTTGATGGTTCACGAATCGAGCGTGTCAACACGATGACCAGCGAAGTGGAAGTGGTCTACGAAGCCCAGCGTGGTGCGTGCGTTGGTGTTGTGACCGCCAGTCCCACGGAAGATAAAATCGTTTTCATTCATGGACCAGAGGATCCAACGCCCGATTGGAACTACGCGGCCTGTCATCGCCGTGGTGTCATGATGCGTCCGGGGCAGACTTCATCGGTGCGGAACTTAGACGCTCGGGACGTTGTGGATCCTTACACGCCGGGGGCGCTTCGTGGTGGCAGTCACGTGCATGTCTTTGACAGCGAAGGCCAGTGGGTCAGTTTCACTTATGAGGATCATGTGCTGGCGATGGAGCCAGACGGCGGGCAGCTGAATCAACGCAATGTGGGTGTGTCGATTCCGCTTCGGCCTGTGTCGGTACCACGCACGCATCGCCGCAATCATGTGGGAGCGTTCTGGAGTGTTTTGGCGACGCGCACGCACGATCGTCCCGAACCGGGAACGGACCAAATTTGCAAAGCCTACGAAGACGCTTGGATTGCCAAAAAGAAGGGGCGGGTCCCAAGCGGCAAGACTTCAGCAAAGGCCTTGGCGTTTTTAGGCGACGTGGTCATTGAGACGGCCCCCATGCAAAGAGCAGGGGCAGCGCTCGGGGCGCAAGAGCATCTGCGGAAAACGGTGCCGGAATTGTTTGTCGTGGATTTGCCCGTTGATTGTTCCGGTGCGGGATCGGAACCTTTGCAAGGCACCGCGACCACGCGGCCGGCACCGCCAGTCGGAACGGTGCAGCGGCGTTTGACCCGCACCACCGATCGTCTGTATCCAGGCGTGGCCACGGATGTGCGGCATTGGCCACGGAGCAAACCCGATGGCAGCCAAATCTGTTTTCTGATGCGGGATGATCAAGCGGTGATTCAGTTGTGGTCGGTGTCACCGGATGGTGGATCCCCCAAGCAAATCACTGACGGAACCGAATCGGTCGCCTCCGCGTTTACAATTCATCCCGAAGGGAACCATGCCGCGTGTGTGATGGGGAACTCGGTATGTGAAGTCGACTTGAGCGATGGTCGTGTGGAGGTTTTGGCGGAAGGTGGAGGGCTGTTTCGCTGTTTGCCGTTTGCGGTGGTGTACTCGCCAGATGGAAGTCGCGTCGCCTTTGGGGGGGCGGTTTCAAGTGGCGACGAATCGTACAGCCAAGTCTTTGTGGCTGACTCAAAAACAGATTGA